In one window of Bos javanicus breed banteng chromosome 24, ARS-OSU_banteng_1.0, whole genome shotgun sequence DNA:
- the LOC133237715 gene encoding elongin-A-like has protein sequence MEGDGRAHLTVRSGRSHDREHRRQQRRHTSEPTRLYYESRGRERDEDRRQCRRDSPAYSSERAYCGYSRSPPPSTRPRLMSRDRHRRPSETYVVQRGPGEGPYYAPRARLRFSQDHRLCAPHGREAGSLSWGHQAPHKDKHPLSTKEYEKSSTLTSQKSVLASSREESPPFVHRDKAKENPPSTGVKEEERRRRRIQFSPSFGHPSDFKKQKQEDLEKTKPDKNKQSLNRLDIAEGTRGLLPRVKEKATNNRKIQERKVRPPHLDGKPDGSLPEVVTDMDNESKPPTMPFHSFLNQDQPRENTKKIMKTSATALEEKGPKKNDSSQNLDLVQELPEVNENRSEKLQPSGNIWAKLEKVPTDAPVWPDLPLPRISAKYHPLPASRLMSSFRPKQKALSSPQKEEEVGFTGCRMNSKMQVFSGSKCAYLAKMMTLRQQCIWVLKNNINSIFKVGGVPYSVLEPILKSCAPDQLYRIEKYNHTLVQETDQLWKIHCHQNFRKERPQEHESWREMYMRLQDAQEQRLRALTVNIQSAHANKPKGRQAKMILLNSLARPPSDVQRRQQFETREAAVPEKVKIKPALYPRETSHTPSSSNSLNLTHEKLAHTCSSTTSTHLPQVVSGRKPVKKIAPMMAKTIKDFKNRFSRR, from the coding sequence ATGGAGGGAGACGGCCGCGCACACCTCACAGTCCGCAGCGGTCGCTCGCATGATCGCGAGCACAGACGGCAGCAACGCAGACACACCTCAGAGCCCACGAGGCTCTATTATGAGTCCCGCGGCCGGGAGAGGGACGAGGACAGAAGGCAGTGTCGCCGAGATTCCCCAGCATATTCCTCAGAGCGGGCATATTGTGGTTACAGCCGGTCTCCCCCACCGTCTACACGTCCTCGTCTGATGTCCAGGGACCGTCACAGACGCCCCTCGGAGACCTACGTTGTACAGCGGGGACCTGGAGAAGGACCCTATTATGCTCCCCGGGCCAGACTGAGGTTCAGTCAAGACCACCGCCTTTGTGCCCCCCAcgggagggaggctgggagtcTAAGCTGGGGGCACCAGGCTCCCCACAAGGACAAACACCCTTTGAGTACCAAAGAATACGAGAAGTCTTCTACTTTGACCAGCCAAAAATCAGTCCTGGCCTCCTCCCGAGAGGAAAGCCCACCGTTTGTCCACAGGGACAAAGCAAAGGAGAATCCGCCTTCTACTGGTgtcaaagaggaggaaagaaggcgCCGCAGGATCCAGTTTTCACCTTCCTTCGGGCACCCTTCagactttaaaaagcaaaagcaggAAGACTTAGAGAAAACCAAACCGGACAAAAACAAGCAAAGTCTCAACCGCTTGGACATAGCAGAGGGGACAAGAGGCCTGTTACCCAGGGTGAAAGAGAAGGCTACCAATAACCGAAAGATTCAAGAAAGGAAAGTAAGACCTCCCCATTTGGATGGAAAGCCAGATGGCTCCCTCCCTGAAGTTGTGACAGATATGGATAATGAATCCAAGCCGCCCACCATGCCTTTTCATTCATTCCTCAACCAGGACCAGCCTAGGGAGAACACGAAAAAGATTATGAAAACTTCAGCCACTGCTCTTGAAGAGAAAGGACCTAAAAAAAATGACTCAAGTCAAAACTTGGACTTGGTTCAGGAACTGCCTGAGGTGAATGAAAACAGATCAGAGAAGCTGCAACCATCTGGAAACATCTGGGCCAAGCTGGAAAAGGTCCCCACTGATGCACCAGTGTGGCCAGATCTTCCATTACCCAGGATCTCCGCCAAGTACCATCCACTTCCTGCCTCTAGATTGATGTCCTCCTTCCGACCAAAGCAAAAAGCACTGTCTTCAccccagaaagaggaagaagttGGATTTACTGGATGCAGAATGAATTCTAAGATGCAAGTGTTTTCTGGCTCTAAGTGTGCTTATCTTGCCAAAATGATGACCCTGCGCCAACAGTGCATCTGGGTACTTAAAAACAACATCAATTCAATCTTTAAAGTGGGAGGAGTCCCATATTCAGTTCTTGAACCCATCTTGAAGAGCTGTGCACCTGATCAGCTGTATCGCATAGAGAAATACAATCATACACTAGTTCAAGAAACAgatcaactatggaaaattcaCTGTCACCAAAATTTTAGGAAAGAAAGGCCACAAGAGCATGAGTCATGGCGAGAGATGTACATGCGGCTTCAGGATGCCCAAGAGCAGCGGCTTCGAGCACTGACAGTGAATATCCAGTCTGCACACGCCAATAAACCCAAAGGCCGACAAGCAAAAATGATCCTACTCAACTCTCTGGCCCGGCCACCTTCTGACGTCCAAAGGAGGCAGCAGTTTGAAACACGAGAAGCAGCTGTCCCTGAAAAAGTCAAGATCAAGCCAGCCCTGTACCCTAGAGAAACCAGCCATACTCCCTCCAGCAGCAACAGCCTTAACCTTACCCATGAGAAGCTGGCCCACACATGCTCAAGCACTACCAGTACCCACTTGCCACAGGTGGTAAGCGGCAGGAAACCTGTGAAGAAAATTGCTCCTATGATGGCCAAGACAATTAAAGATTTCAAGAACAGATTCTCCCGACGATAA